The DNA window TCCAACAATTCACAGCGTCATTAGTGCATGTCCATACGtacaaaatataatactttCGGATTATTCACAAGTTAATAGAGAAGCCTTGCAGAAGTGGAAAGATGAAAAAGAACAGACCGGAAGTGCATTATGTCAATTTGTACTCGACCTTGAAGGTGGAAAGATTCAGTAAGTGTGCATTAATAGTTAATTCGCTGTTGCAGAATCGACTGCATTCTGGGTAATGTTTTCAAACGCATACACTTAAGCGATGAGATGGGTAAAAAACGTACTCAACAATCGATAGTCAACCAATGGtcttactttattttcattttggcgttcgaaaaaaaccaaaacaactACCCTTTGAGCGTGTAAATATCAAAAGCATTTGTACTGTAATAAATCGGGAGAGCTTATTTACATTGCACATCATGTATGAATGCACGTGCTTCCCATAAAAAATCACTCCTTTGCACAGGAAATCAGTCGAAAATCTAAATATAACTCGTATTTTCATAGTTGTAACATTTGAGAGAAATTATAAGAATTAAATGATTCTTTTGTAACTTTACAGGGATGTCAAATTGTCGATTTAGCGCGTATGTTTAATataaaaggcaaaacaaaatatgCTTTCATCAATGCTTTTGTATCCCAGTAAACTTGCCAAAAAAGAACattgaatttttaattaatgttcATTTAACGATTGaagatataaattgtttttttttatatttaagatataaGAATTCGCTCCTAAATTTTTCTATGTATTTCAGCAAGACAGTCGCTGAACGATTTGAAGAGATTCGCCAGAAAACCAAAGAGATACTTCCGGTTGATGTGAACAAATGGCCTCCTTTACAGCTTGGAGACGATTGCCCTGATATAATTGTCTCAAGTCTTTGTTTTGAAGCAGCATGCCTAGAGGTTACAGACTACAAGAAAATAGTTCAGAACGTTGGTAGTCTTATGACCCCAGGCTGCCAGTTCGTTATAGTCGGAGTATTAGACCAGACATTTTACAGAGTTGGTAAATtcaagttttcttgtttgaaaataTCCGAGTCTGATTTAAAAGCAGTTTATGCAACAAATGGATTTGAAATAAAGTCTTGGAAAGAATATATTCCTCCGCCAAGAAATGCAGAGGAAGCTGAATTTTCGGATTTCCAGAAAGCGTTTGTAATGCATGCAGTCAAAGTAAAATAACTCGATCAAAAGAGGAACTTGATTGACCTGTGCAACATAGCAATCCGAAAAGACTAGACAAATTTAGTTCACACCAAATTAGATAACAATAACTATTCTGGCTTCACTGCTAACACAATTTAGTTGGTACTTTATCAGTTAACACTATGTATTTTCGCTTCTATAGTGCATCATGTTAGTTCACCCATAATTAGTTTACACTCTGAATTACACCTTCAATACAACGACAACTTAGATCACACCAAATTAGTTAATACTAGCTTCAAAAAGCGTGCTACCTTCTAGCTTATATGAATATTTGAGTCATTGTATTGTTACGTCAACAATTCACCTTTGAATTGTCaccaacaaaagacaaaaatcaacaagattttttattcaatttttcaagaaatattatacaaattgaaatgcaacttaactttttttaaaaacatctgtATGTCCGATCCTTTATCCGGAATTCAAGATCTTCTCCTAATTTTTGCGGAATCCAAACATTATGTCCAATAAGTTCCCAACGTAACTAGTATGATGTAGATTTAcctttaaataaaggcaatagtagtataccactgttcaatagtcataaatcgatttaacTGAAACAAATCCGTCATAAACCAAAACAAAGGGAAACAACTATTTGCGATTACTATAAACTTATGTTTAACTGTTTTATAATTAATAGTCAGTATATGTATATAGTTACCACAGAAATGTCTAGAAAACTATAGAAGGGAAACTTCTAGAAAACTGTAGAAGGAAAACTTCTAGAAAACTGCAGAAGGGAAACTTCTAGAAAACTTTTAGAAGGGAAACTTCTAGAAAACTGTGGAAGTTTAAAAGAGATGCGAAAGaaaccagagggacagtcaaactcattaattgataataaactgacaacgcaatggctaaaacataaaaagacaaacagataaacagacaaataatagtacaaaagacacatagaaaacttaaaactaaacaacatgaaccccaccaaaaactgggggtgatctcaggtgctccggaagataagcagatcctgcttcaaatcatctcttttgtcatgAAGTTTGTTTTCCACCATCCcctattgtcaatttctagatgtaagtcaatatATGAGGCTGACTTAACTGTCTGTTATATCCTTTATGTGTTGTTCGATTGGATAGATGCGCTCAACATagtcaacatttttaattacttaGTGAGAGTGTATCATCTATaaagcggaaagtaaagttaaaggatattgcttacttcttcatttcttatctttcttcctaagaagttcctgtatgttAGCCTCGTAATAATAAGGTAAGGACACAAGTCGGCATGTcaacagtctgttgaaaaacatgcCCCCATAGTAACACATATgtttgtcaatcaagaaatcaagcatattgaaaatgtaagttttagagatttttttgtttaaattagaTTGATTCTTTCCAatgtaggatttatccctcctcAAGACCCGATACTTGTATCTTGGTACTAGGATGTTAATTTGACACGCCAAACGTTCGTTTCGTCTATAttagactcattagtgacgctcagattaaaatagttgcaaaacaaaaaagttttgacaaatatactaagttaatctatgcatggaatataaaaaaatcctttttggtaaacagaaaagaaaaaaaatataactatataactgatattcatgtcaaaaccaaagtgctgactactgggctagagaaaccctcggggacgaaacgtgaTTTGCTTTTTCCAAAGCGTTTTGACAATTATCACTCCAGATGAATTTGCCGTAATAGATAAATAAGTCAACGATTGAACAAAAGTGACAACAATTTGAATAgaatttcctgtaaaattcaaTCATACCTAAATATCTcatgagtttgttttttttttatttgtaggaGGAGGAAATTAGTAATAACATCCACTTTAGGTATAATAGGTTACACCTGCCTTTGGTCAACTGTATGCCCTAAATAATAAAAGTAGTCTGCAACTTTTACCAAAATTAACAGTCAAATTTCATTGTAACAATCTACGAAAAGTATCATATAAAATCCTCTTCACAGTTTTTACTACATACAATAAGATACCCAATATaagcataaaaacaaaagtctaaatcatttataaaattattggtCATCCTTCGAGGAGTAGCTGGAGCACTTTTCATACCAAAAGGGATGACAGTATACAGAAATAAGCTGTGTGCTGTGACATTTTAAGAGCCTGCTGAGTCAAGAGCACATGTCAGTAACCtattaataaatcaaatttgccCAAAATTTTTAAGTGTCCAATGTTATACAGTCTTCTATCCTTGGAATCGAATAGGAATCAGATTTTGAAACAGAATCAACTTTTCTGAAATGAATTATTAAACGAAAGGTTTTCTCTGCTTTTGGCACAAGGAGACGTAGACATAGAAAGCTCCGTTCACTGTAACTCAGCTCAAAATATCATTGTCAAGCATATTATCTAATTTCTTGTCTCAAAAATACAAGTTGAACGGATTGAGGcggtaaacatggtaaacatGTTGCTTTTTTGGAAAAGCATTACCTTCATAGACATCATGAAAAGAAGCATAATTATGTCAGTTTAACATTGAAGGCCATAATTATGAGTTTAGGTGCCAATGTTTtaatgcaatgaaatgtaggattaattaccaaCAACTGTCAAAATtcaaaggaatatttttttcgacctATTTTTGGATGCAACAGGACCTGATGTACTATGATCAGGTGGTATTGCACATATCCAATAAGAATATAACTGTATTGTAGTTGAGCTCCGATggcatcaattggtgatttgatggtcgcaaattaggTTTACTAGCACACATTATTGGAGCCATAAAGGGGTATTTGTGACCATCAAATCATCAATTGATACTATCGGAGCTTTTAAATTAGTAAATTTAATCAAACTGACAGAAAGGGACatcaaattatacatttaaaatcagTCATGTGTGTTCTGGCCTTGTGCGTACATTTTCATAGcatatattatatgaaaattgGGGATGTTAtccaaacaaaatgacaatacaaaCAATCTTGCATTAGAATATTTATTATCTATAGCATATAACAAGATAAAAGACATTATTAATacacagaaaaaacaacaaataattaaattttgacttatattttatgtatgtaaatttttaaatctaaataaaatacaagtacTACTTATATAACATACAAGTGAATATTCTAATTCTTTCATTTTGATAAAGCTTAAGTCTGAATTATTTTGGTTCAGAATATTAGAATAATAAATATCAGCACTTTTTGAAGACCCCAACCACCTATAGATGAAATATTATAGATTGCTTTTTTCACACTTTAAGGAAAATGCAAGCACCCATATCTAATTATTTGGCTCCAAAATCTTTTTTGAACAGCCATGGGCAAAATGtcaaattgaaatcaaattttttGGGTTCTAATTTAGCTTGTTTTGAGTATCTGATAGCCCTGTGATCCTATTGTTATCACAACATTAAgtgatatcaaaaacaaaatgttgttcCCCTTCACATGAACACAATATTAGCACTTTTAACAAGAGAAGAAAACTCTGTATGAACAGGAGAAGACAACTCTGTAAGAACATGAGGAGACAACTCTGTATAAACAGGAGGAGACAACTATGTATGAACAGGAGGAGACAACTATGTATGAACAGGAGGGGACAACTCAAGATGCACAGGAGAAGACAActttgactatccctttggtatatttggTCCATCTTTTCTCTATGAACAGGAAAAGACAATTCTTTAGAGAGAAGAGAAGACAAATCTGTAAGAACTGAAATGCAgagcaaatgaaaaaaaagcaaaacataaatacaatgaaaataaaccagTAATATCCAAATTTATGGGACTATAAGGATTTTGTCCAGATCAGACAGATAGAATTTTGTTCAGATAAGACAGGTAGTATGTTGTCCAGATTATACAGGTAATTAGATGACACTATGcaaataattaaagaatattcttttataaactttaaattcagaaatgattATGATTTTAATGGACAAAATACGAGATTAACTTATAGtgatttcatgaaaatttgtaaacagataTATTTATCAGTTATAAAACCAGACTCTCTCCCAGTCtcattaataaaaacctcgtaattatttctgaatttattcTTAACTGTAACAGTATAACCATTCATTAATGAATCCAGTCTGACTGGCATTTAAAAAAACCTCTAGCATACTTCTTCTATAATGTTTGATTTAGTTTTGGATTGAAAGTTTTACATGTTTGATTGTCAAAAGACATTTGTTTGGACCCGTCTATATTAATTGTTTATTGGACTAAGAGTacatcaatagttatcaaaggtaccagggtaATAGTAAATAAACCAGATGTGTGTTTCAAACCATTCAGCATTAAGGTGATGCTGAACTGTTCTGCTACTGCTGATACTTTACatcaaaaaatatctttgaattTCATCTTTTATCTTGTAAAGCAACAGGAGTCTTAAATTGAGATGAGTAAAGTTAATGTTTGCTTCAGCCTTCAATCTAAACTTTAAGTAGAGATATTTCTCAAATCGATATCTACAGAtctaatttttttatgatactttcagatatctatttttaatattaaaaggtGACTATATCATAAATTCTCCTTTATACTTGATTTGTTACACAATTTCGCCAATCATTTTCATTCTAAATGATGTCAGGGatataaaattatacaataaaagacAATATTCTACCCACAACTTGCATAACAGTTATATGTAAAATTACACCATAAATACAATGCATACTGTACACAGCCCAATACAGTatacattattttctttaattaacAATGTTCTACCCACAATCTACATAacagatatatattaaaatacacTATACATACAATGCATACTGTACACAGCCATATAGAGTACACATCATTTTCTTAATTAACAATGTTTTACCCACAACTTGTATAACAGTTATAAgtaaaaatacacaataaatacaatgcATACTGTACACAGCCCAATACGGTatacattattttctttattcacCAATATTCTAACCACAACTTGCATAACAGTTATATGTAAAAATACACCATAAATACAATGCATACTGTACACAGCCCAGTATGGTATACATTGTTTTCTTAATTAACAACGTTCTACCCATAACTTGTATAACAATTAAACCTAAAAATACACTATATGTATAATGCATACTGTACACAGCCAATAACAGTATTTATTATATTCTGAATTTCCAAATTTTCTAACCACAACTTGCAtataaacagttataaataaaaatacacaatacaCATGAATATCTGAGTTAACCATATTCTACCCACAactattattattgttataaacATAGACACATCAATAGATTAGGAGTGACATTATTTAAAGAACAGTTATTTATGTTTGTTGAAATATTGTAACCCTTTTCGCGCTTAGCGTCACAGAAGAAATGCCAAAAATCCAAACACTTGTATGAGGGTCTATTTGGTCcttcatttttgtattctttaatgTTTAggccattttttttctattctttgtaCTTTTGCCAATCTTTCTATTTCTTCATTCTTGTTGCCCATTATTCATTTTTCCTTACATATTTTAGCACctcataattttgttttcatattttagcaCCTGACTttattctattctttattttcttggTCCATTGTTCTTagattcttaatattttttgcccattattctctattctgtaaacccccaTCCACACCCATTAGTATATTCTCGGATGATTATTATCAATTAAGGATTGCTGGTTCTAAAAACGTAAGTCAGATATCAAATTTCACCCATGTTTCAATAGTAGTTACACTAGCAGTACTTATTTTACTGCTGCTATGGACATTTTACCAATAATCTTCAGTGATGCTCTCCCATTCCCCTTCAGACATCATGGATCCAACATTGGCAGTCTAGGTAATTCATTTATGGATATACAGCAAAATGTAAACAGTTGATATGCaacaataattttgttatgatatAGAGGCACTAATTCAGGCACCGTTAGAAAGAATATACACAAAAGTGGtacatatttcaaacaaaatatttctatttcctACACACAGCTGtaactttttcaataaatgaaatatttgtgtaattttggttTCAGATAAAAGCTGAAGGACCTTAGACCACTGAAGAATCCTTACTTAAATTTTTTTGATtgataatagatatataaaatatttgaaaggaGAGCATATTTGCCCTCCTGCTCAATCAACAGTACCTGTTTTGTACTACATAACTTCTCAGAACCAGTTCACTTAAAATTGCTTTTACTACATAAGATATGTTGAATTTTTAGGATAAGGCATAGTTTTGACATGAAATGACTGTCATTTTATCTGAACCTTCAGCAAATAGCTTTTATAGCTCTTCATTGCAGAATtgaacatagaaagtaatggggcTTTAAATAGGTGATCTTATTCCATAAACATAActtacacatatatatttagctATACAGTAATCAATTACATTTCCTGTTCAACAGGATTTTATATGATAGCTTAAAATTAATCCAGCCAAAACTTTACAATTTGTTTGCAAGATGAAGCTCTAGCTGCTAAAAATCAATTGCATTATTATAAAAAACAGTCCTTAAAAATTGCACTGTATAATAGTGTTGAGCTACCAGTTTATTGCAGAATCATTCAACCTTTTCACATAATCGGCACTCCAGCATTtccagaagaagaaaaaaatcatttacctTTAAAATTCTTGACATCATAAttgtgaataaaataaaatgtttggttttatcaatttttatttcataacagAAAGAcggaatgttttattttctatctgGAAATACAGAAATGCAGATATCAGTAAAGTTTATCTTTTAGTCATCATTATTTCGTTGTTTTTAATCTGGCTTGTTGCAGTGCTGTAATAtcctacaaaaacaaaacattgcaataaaatgatattatgtAAATGAACTTATGTAAATTAGCTATTCTATCTAGATGTTCTTATTGCAGTTTGTAAACACTATGAATTTTaaatgaagaacagcaataaacgTACTGatcttttgttttatgtgtgtgtttttttgtagttgtgcatgtactgattttgtgaCATTGGTTGATACCCCATATACTTCGTTCTTCTATTATAAGCTTAAAGCCTtgtccaaaattattttttgtaaccaTTGGACAAAAAATCATCTCCTCTAAAAAAGAtggtattaaaatgtttatggaTGTATATTGACTTGTgtgccttaaaaaaaatatagctcCCTTTGATAGACTGGCAAATAATGTTCAGGGgatttatttgaattaagtaaAACATAAGTGATTAATTGGATTTTGTAAACCTATCTTTTCATATTATCtcatagatttatatttacatgaatGATTTTTTCCAGTTAGTGAAAATAGCACAGTGAATCatacattttatgatattttagaaaaacaatGTGTAATCTACATTTTGTCaaagtaaaagaaaatactATCCCATTAAATATATTAAGATGATCCACCTTATATATTAATCAAATTGTAAGAAAATGTGTTTGCTGATGCTTTACTCTATAATATCTATTCTGCTGATGCCTGCATAAACTTGCTACCAATCCTCCAATCTTAAATCCTATAACATACCTCTATAAGTAATTCCCTGAAATTATCATAGGCTTTGTCTAAATCATCATTTATTACAGTATGGTCATAGCTGCCTTTCTGTTCAgctgaaaagaaaaacaaaaaacttataaGATTAACATACTGATGTTGTTATAACTCTGATTTTATTAAAACTAATTAACTATAATTATTTTGCTGATTTGCATTTTGAATAAAGAAGAATgacatttaggaattttggtcagTTGTTCGAACTCCTTGCTTTCCTAACTTCAATACAGGGCAAAGTATTTTGtcccataacacccatttttcttttattataagaCTTCAATAACTCATAAAAGGTCATAATCTAAATAGATTCTTgatatctttaattttgattaaagaccccaatacaaatataaggtTAAAGTCCAAGTCATTAATATCTGTATTCTTTATACAGacgtttttttcttttgatatctttaaaaataatacatattctgtaagttttatttttaacaggaattctttatacatttgtactccATTATTCTCTGTTTTTTAATTGGTAATTACTCTCTATTATGTAAACCCCATCTGGCCCCTCCCCTTATCATGAAAAACATTgatacttttttataaattttgtggtgaaaaaaaatgacaaaggatttaattttctgaagaaaaatatgttttatacatgttaaaacTGGAAAACAGATTGATTTTGAGAGATAAATGTAAATCTCTTAAACTCCCTCTTTCCAATTTCTTTTTGGGAAGGCATGATCATAAGAAAATCTTTCTCTCATACCATATTCCAGAGACTCTGTTGCTGAATTTATTCTTTTCTGTAAACTTTCGTCTGTTTCTGTTCCACGTGATTTTAATCGTTCaacctaaaaaaatatacagttcaaataatagaaaaaaaattgacaatacatgtaaaatCCCATTTCAACTCTCAACAAGAATACATCATTCTTATACTCAGTATACCAGactgaaatgtaaaaaatattgtaaaagaaatgGATGTCTGAGGATAAAACCAGAATGAGTCCATAGCACATGAATGCCCCACTAGATTATCATTTTTGTATGTTCAGTAGACCCTGAAATTGGCGTCAAAACTCtatttttggcatttaaattagtaAGATCATATTATTGGGAACATGTGtcctaagtttcaagttgattggaattcaaCTTCCAAACTACtctgaccaaaaactttaacctgaatgGGGACAGACGGATGAACAAACAAAAGGACACAAAAATCGAAAAACATAATGCTAATAAGTGGGTCATATAAATTGACAATACATATCAAATCCTAGTTCAACTCTCAACAAGTAGAATATATGCTTTGTCATACTAAGTATGAGGGTCAGGggtcggaggggtcctgattcCAAAATCCTATTTCAGGCATAGAGGTAAGTTTTTTATTACCTCTGGACTGCTCAGAGAGAATCCTAAGGAAAAGTGATAGTCCTTTGCAATAATTGGAGCAATGCAATAATAAAGATTGTACTGTAGATTTCTCTTTTTGTGTGAagagctaatttcctaatgatTGTAGAGTAAGACTTTGGTTAACTGGcttgtttttttgtataaatgttgtAATTAAGATCGACATTTGCAAACAATATAGATCAGCATAGTTATAAAACCTGTATATCATTGTActatatttaaacatgttaaatttgatTGGACGTCatccttaaggtggtatgggtgtcttcctccatcttggattgtaaaaaacagagaaccaaaggtccatattttctatcaaataagcaaaatgtgatgcaggaatgcagatatttaatgtgaattttcatttaaaagaaccaatttattagaatataagttacatatattaatatttttgcaaaatgttgattaatttttgtggtttttaattttatttttaaactggcATTtcaaggggaggtaactctaacacagtgcattttctgaaggattctacatgaaattttcctgtTTTGTATTtaagccggaaaaaacgtacgttgaccctatcttttcttttgatattctcaaagcattgtctgaaagctatcttttcctgaAGTATtgaacaattctatcattttgtttagattttaattacaaaatggtgtttttttcccatataatcaatacaaaatgtgccattttgtcACATCCTGTAGCTTTAGAAAATGCActgtgacctatcatttttattatatttttcaacatatatcaatagatactacgttttggcaaagtatgaacaaattctatcatttttattttagactcccataccaccttaatacaattatacaatatacaaacaaagcaatcAAGCCAATCAAAGTCTTACTCTACACACATAAGAAAATTAGCTCTAAAAGGgtctttttgtttatatagattagaccgttggttttcccgtttgaatggttttacactagcaattttgaggccctttacagcttgttgtttggtgtgagccaaggctctgtgttgaaggccctactttaacctataatggtttactttttaaattgttatttggatggcgagttgtctcattggcactcacaccacatcttcctatatccattGAATCATCTTACCAACACTTCCATACAAGGAGGTCTGATGAACACATATCTAGCATTGAAATCTGTCTTTTTATACTTACCAAAACCTCCATACTAGGAGGTCTGATGAACACATATCTAGCATTGAAATCTGTCTTTTATACTTACCAACACATCCATACTAGGAGGTCTGACGAACACATATCTAGCATTGAAATCTGTCTTTTATACCTACCAAAACCTCCATACTAGGAGGTCTGATGAACACATATCTAGCATTAAAATCTGTCTTTTTTACCTAACAAAACCTCCATACTAGGAGATCTGACGAACACATATCTAGCATTGAAATCTGTCTTTTATACTTACCAAAACCTCCATACTAGGAGGTCTGATGAACACATATCTAGCATTGAAATCTGTCTTTTATACCTACCAAAACCTCCATACAAGGAGGTCTGACGAATACATATCTAGCATTGAAATCTGTCTTTTATACTTACCAAAACCTTCATACTAGGAGGTCTGATGAACACATATCTAGCATTGAAATCTGTCTTTTATACCTACCAAAACCTCCATACTAGGAGGTCTGACGAATACATATCTAGCATTGAAATCTGTCTTTTATACCTACCAAAACCTCCATACAAGGAGGTCTGACAAATACATATCTAGCATTGAAATCTGTCTTTTATACTTACCAAAACCTTCATACTAGGAGGTCTGACGAACACATATCTAGCATTGAAATCTGTCTTTTATACCTACCAAAACCTCCATACAAGGAGGTCTGATGAACACATATCTAGCATTGAAATCTGTCTTTTATACTCACCAAAACCTCCATACTAGGAGGTCTGACGAACACATATCTAGCATTGAAATCTGTCTTTTATACTCACCAAAACCTCCATACAAGGAGGTCTGATGAACACATATCTAGCATTGAAAT is part of the Mytilus trossulus isolate FHL-02 chromosome 13, PNRI_Mtr1.1.1.hap1, whole genome shotgun sequence genome and encodes:
- the LOC134694734 gene encoding nicotinamide N-methyltransferase-like, whose protein sequence is MATLTSTDYSNDFDVNWYVDSYYSAVSGCHEEGDFLTFVLMALHDIFKAGNVHGTTLLDIGTGPTIHSVISACPYVQNIILSDYSQVNREALQKWKDEKEQTGSALCQFVLDLEGGKIHKTVAERFEEIRQKTKEILPVDVNKWPPLQLGDDCPDIIVSSLCFEAACLEVTDYKKIVQNVGSLMTPGCQFVIVGVLDQTFYRVGKFKFSCLKISESDLKAVYATNGFEIKSWKEYIPPPRNAEEAEFSDFQKAFVMHAVKVK